From Streptomyces sp. TLI_053, a single genomic window includes:
- a CDS encoding DUF4240 domain-containing protein → MSTIDEAPAAELSWQRFWQLIDLIGGESAVAVCATLDEGCERLGEVLAAGPVEEILGYGERLVEALYRLDREEYGTQRAVDPDLPGVPVPLSDDGFLYARAAVVAAGRAAYDRVLADPELFAAHSFRSGEALLYVHEEAFEAATGEEWEHVTRYDYESCSNREGWPNL, encoded by the coding sequence GTGAGCACCATCGACGAGGCACCGGCGGCAGAGCTGTCCTGGCAGCGGTTCTGGCAGCTGATCGACCTGATCGGCGGCGAGTCCGCGGTCGCCGTCTGCGCGACCCTCGACGAGGGCTGCGAGCGGCTGGGCGAGGTGCTCGCCGCCGGTCCGGTCGAGGAGATCCTCGGCTACGGCGAACGCCTCGTCGAAGCGCTGTACCGCCTCGACCGGGAGGAGTACGGCACCCAACGGGCCGTGGACCCGGACCTCCCCGGGGTGCCGGTGCCGCTGAGCGACGACGGCTTCCTCTACGCCCGCGCCGCCGTGGTCGCCGCCGGCCGGGCCGCGTACGACCGGGTGCTCGCCGATCCGGAGCTGTTCGCCGCCCACTCCTTCCGCAGCGGCGAAGCCCTGCTGTACGTCCACGAGGAGGCCTTCGAGGCGGCGACGGGCGAGGAGTGGGAGCACGTCACCCGCTACGACTACGAGTCGTGCTCCAACCGCGAGGGATGGCCGAACCTCTGA
- a CDS encoding AAA family ATPase, translating into MTDTSTPSDASPAALRQDAELIAGVVAAAGRDMVDREAVAEVVALCAVAGEHLLVVGPPGTAKSEAVRRVAGQLGGRYFEYLLGRFTEPNELFGPVDLRSLREGRVEFETSGMLPEADVAFLDEVFLGSTAVLNTLLGLLNEGVFRRGGTVLASPLRVCVGAANHLPEDPALAAFADRFLARVFVDPVADARLEELLEAGRRPAPAPVVQLPDGPRGGAGPDGRLGALDRLADAARGCGLDGVTPLLASALRRLRAAGVPVSDRRAVRSQRLVAAAAVLDGRTVATARDLWVLPLVAPTADTQALARDTLGDLIEKAANQSLAHAAEELSRSSAARAERLARTGAALLAGHRGLPEGRDSRLRLEAALREIDAGFAPADLPAALAGIRAELVAAVAPS; encoded by the coding sequence GTGACCGACACCAGCACCCCTTCCGACGCCTCTCCCGCCGCGCTCCGCCAGGACGCCGAGCTGATCGCGGGCGTCGTGGCCGCCGCCGGGCGCGACATGGTCGACCGGGAGGCGGTCGCCGAGGTGGTGGCGCTCTGCGCCGTCGCCGGGGAGCACCTGCTCGTCGTCGGACCGCCGGGCACCGCCAAGTCGGAGGCCGTGCGCCGGGTGGCCGGGCAGCTCGGCGGCCGCTACTTCGAGTACCTGCTCGGCCGGTTCACCGAGCCCAACGAGCTGTTCGGCCCGGTCGACCTGCGCAGCCTGCGCGAGGGCCGGGTCGAGTTCGAGACCTCCGGCATGCTGCCCGAGGCGGACGTGGCCTTCCTCGACGAGGTGTTCCTCGGCTCCACGGCCGTCCTCAACACCCTGCTGGGCCTGCTCAACGAGGGGGTGTTCCGGCGCGGCGGCACCGTCCTGGCCAGCCCGCTGCGGGTCTGCGTCGGCGCCGCCAACCACCTGCCGGAGGACCCGGCGCTCGCCGCCTTCGCCGACCGCTTCCTCGCCCGGGTGTTCGTCGATCCGGTGGCCGACGCCCGGCTGGAGGAACTCCTGGAGGCCGGGCGCCGGCCGGCCCCGGCCCCGGTCGTGCAGCTCCCCGACGGCCCACGCGGTGGGGCCGGCCCGGACGGCCGGCTCGGCGCGCTGGACCGGCTCGCCGACGCTGCCCGGGGCTGCGGACTCGACGGCGTCACCCCGCTGCTCGCCTCCGCGCTGCGCCGGCTGCGCGCCGCCGGGGTGCCCGTGAGCGACCGGCGGGCCGTCCGCTCCCAGCGCCTGGTCGCGGCCGCCGCCGTCCTCGACGGCCGGACCGTCGCCACCGCGCGCGACCTGTGGGTGCTGCCACTGGTCGCGCCCACCGCGGACACCCAGGCGCTGGCCCGCGACACCCTCGGCGACCTGATCGAGAAGGCCGCCAACCAGAGCCTCGCCCACGCCGCCGAGGAGCTGTCGCGCAGCTCGGCGGCCCGCGCCGAACGACTCGCCCGCACCGGCGCCGCCCTGCTCGCCGGCCACCGCGGCCTGCCCGAGGGCCGGGACTCCCGGCTGCGCCTGGAGGCCGCGCTGCGCGAGATCGACGCCGGCTTCGCCCCGGCCGACCTGCCCGCCGCCCTGGCCGGCATACGCGCCGAGCTCGTCGCGGCGGTCGCGCCCTCGTGA
- the narI gene encoding respiratory nitrate reductase subunit gamma — protein MDTFLWGALPYIALALLVSGLVWRYRYDRFGWTTRSSEIYESRLLNLASPVFHYGILFVLVGHLMGLFVPASWTDAVGLDEHAYNLLSLFAGCAAGLLAVTGILVLLYRRRTNPAVLRATTRNDKLMYAVLLAAIVLGLVAKLTHASLDAGYDYRTTIAPWVRSLFTLSPDVYRMADVPVAFKVHAVVGLLLFALLPFTRLVHMFSAPVQYLFRPYIVYRSRDPKQPAGAPPRRGWEGVED, from the coding sequence ATGGACACCTTCCTCTGGGGCGCGCTGCCGTACATCGCGCTCGCGCTCCTCGTCTCCGGCCTCGTCTGGCGCTACCGCTACGACAGGTTCGGCTGGACCACCCGCTCCTCCGAGATCTACGAGTCCCGGCTGCTGAACCTCGCCTCGCCGGTGTTCCACTACGGCATCCTGTTCGTCCTGGTCGGCCATCTGATGGGCCTGTTCGTGCCCGCCTCCTGGACCGACGCGGTCGGCCTGGACGAGCACGCCTACAACCTGCTCTCGCTGTTCGCCGGCTGCGCGGCCGGACTGCTCGCCGTCACCGGGATCCTGGTGCTGCTCTACCGCCGGCGCACCAACCCGGCCGTGCTGCGCGCCACCACCCGCAACGACAAGCTGATGTACGCGGTGCTGCTCGCGGCGATCGTGCTCGGCCTGGTCGCCAAGCTGACGCACGCCTCGCTCGACGCCGGATACGACTACCGCACCACCATCGCCCCGTGGGTCCGCAGCCTGTTCACCCTGAGCCCGGACGTGTACCGGATGGCGGACGTGCCGGTCGCGTTCAAGGTGCACGCGGTGGTCGGCCTGCTGCTGTTCGCGCTGCTGCCCTTCACACGCCTGGTGCACATGTTCAGCGCACCCGTGCAGTACCTCTTCCGCCCGTACATCGTCTACCGCTCCCGCGACCCGAAGCAGCCCGCCGGCGCGCCGCCCCGGCGCGGCTGGGAGGGGGTCGAGGACTGA
- a CDS encoding CAP domain-containing protein: MNDTSTRTTRVRARSAGAVLAACALSVTGLALSAAPANAAATDVVEQTITIQDHQNHHALAGADGEGSRIVARNYRDSSTQFWISNKPNGRVDFVRNVNGTERVVEMDTRDGRTTQFVHWWAGDNQQWTLENAAEGGTYLHNARDNRCLTYHGQDREVTVESCDGSMSQRFDLVPGSGTTQPPTSSNEQRFLQRLNELRAQYGKAPVRLDATLGQAARCNAGQMDQRHVSGHFCDSGAIAKGLGYNWRAWGEIAFYGPTGIDAAFDGWVRSSLHFNIMIDGNYTEVGLSQVGAASWNADFGTR, from the coding sequence GTGAACGACACCTCCACCCGCACCACCCGTGTCCGCGCCCGGTCGGCGGGGGCGGTGCTCGCCGCGTGCGCGCTGTCGGTCACCGGCCTCGCGCTGTCCGCCGCGCCGGCGAACGCCGCCGCCACGGACGTGGTCGAGCAGACGATCACGATCCAGGACCACCAGAACCACCACGCGCTGGCCGGCGCGGACGGGGAGGGCTCTCGGATCGTCGCGCGCAACTACCGCGACAGCTCCACCCAGTTCTGGATATCCAACAAGCCGAACGGCCGGGTCGACTTCGTCCGCAACGTCAACGGCACCGAGCGTGTCGTCGAGATGGACACCAGGGACGGCCGGACCACCCAGTTCGTCCACTGGTGGGCGGGGGACAACCAGCAGTGGACCCTGGAGAACGCCGCGGAGGGCGGCACCTACCTGCACAACGCCCGGGACAACCGCTGTCTGACCTACCACGGCCAGGACCGCGAGGTGACCGTCGAGTCCTGCGACGGCAGCATGTCCCAGCGGTTCGACCTGGTGCCCGGGTCCGGCACCACCCAGCCCCCGACGTCCTCGAACGAGCAGCGCTTCCTCCAGCGCCTCAACGAGCTGCGCGCCCAGTACGGCAAGGCACCGGTGCGGCTCGACGCGACCCTCGGCCAGGCCGCCCGGTGCAACGCCGGCCAGATGGACCAGCGTCACGTGTCCGGCCACTTCTGCGACTCGGGCGCCATCGCCAAGGGCCTCGGCTACAACTGGCGGGCCTGGGGCGAGATCGCCTTCTACGGCCCCACCGGCATCGACGCCGCCTTCGACGGCTGGGTGAGGTCCTCGCTGCACTTCAACATCATGATCGACGGCAACTACACCGAGGTCGGCCTCTCCCAGGTCGGCGCGGCCTCCTGGAACGCCGACTTCGGCACTCGCTGA
- the narJ gene encoding nitrate reductase molybdenum cofactor assembly chaperone: MSGDGAAAVVRRVAAECLCYPDRTTPPTELTALLAPVRHAAAAPLRAFLGRAAGLPPGELARQYVEVFDFRQRHSLHLSWWTDGDTRRRGAALLRFKAAYRAHALEFTGEDLPDFLPAVLEFTAATGDDTLLREHRPALELLRLALTEHGTPYADVLAAVCATLPGPSPKDRAAALALARSGPPREDVGLDPLTPYGHLGLLPVLTEPS; encoded by the coding sequence GTGAGCGGCGACGGGGCGGCGGCGGTGGTGCGCCGGGTCGCCGCCGAATGCCTCTGCTACCCCGACCGGACCACGCCGCCGACGGAGCTGACCGCGCTGCTGGCCCCGGTCCGGCACGCCGCCGCCGCGCCGCTGCGGGCCTTCCTCGGCCGCGCCGCCGGCCTCCCGCCCGGCGAACTCGCCCGCCAGTACGTCGAGGTGTTCGACTTCCGGCAGCGGCACAGCCTCCACCTGAGCTGGTGGACCGACGGCGACACCCGCCGGCGGGGCGCGGCGCTGCTGCGCTTCAAGGCCGCCTACCGGGCGCACGCCCTGGAGTTCACCGGCGAGGACCTGCCCGACTTCCTGCCCGCCGTACTGGAGTTCACCGCCGCCACCGGCGACGACACCCTGCTGCGCGAGCACCGGCCCGCGCTGGAACTGCTGCGGCTCGCCCTCACCGAGCACGGCACGCCGTACGCGGACGTGCTCGCCGCCGTCTGCGCCACCCTGCCCGGCCCCTCGCCGAAGGACCGCGCCGCCGCCCTGGCCCTGGCCCGCAGCGGGCCGCCCCGGGAGGACGTCGGGCTGGACCCGCTCACGCCGTACGGGCACCTCGGGCTGCTGCCGGTGCTGACCGAGCCGTCCTGA
- the narH gene encoding nitrate reductase subunit beta, producing the protein MRVMAQLAMVMNLDKCIGCHTCSVTCKQTWTNRAGTEYVWFNNVETRPGLGYPRRYEDQEKWRGGWRLDRHGRLKLRQGGRLYKLATIFANPVLPTLQDYYEPWTYDYRALTDAPLGEDYPVGRPHSMITGRPMAVEWSPNWDDDLGGAPEHGPADPNVERMREEVGRRIRFEYEQSFMFYLPRICEHCLNPACVAACPSGAIYKRAEDGIVLVDQDGCRGWRQCVTGCPYKKIYFNHRTGKAEKCTFCYPRTEVGLPTVCSETCVGRLRYLGIVLYDADRVTEAASVADEHQLYRAQLGVFLDPEDPEVRRAAERDGVPHDWIEAARRSPVHALISTYRVALPLHPEYRTLPMVWYIPPLSPVVEEVAASGHDGEDAGNLFGAIDALRIPVDYLAQLFTAGDPVPVRAALDRLAAMRAHMRAVNLGRTPDPAAAEAVGLDARQVEDLFRLLAIAKYEDRYVIPTAARADAERLEESAVPTGCGLDHTDGDPGGADGPFGEGSGRRSLPLITVESFHALRRRQTGDRQDPPEAGR; encoded by the coding sequence ATGCGCGTGATGGCCCAGCTCGCCATGGTGATGAACCTCGACAAGTGCATCGGCTGCCACACCTGTTCGGTGACCTGCAAACAGACCTGGACCAACCGCGCCGGCACCGAGTACGTCTGGTTCAACAACGTCGAGACCCGCCCCGGGCTCGGCTACCCGCGCCGCTACGAGGACCAGGAGAAGTGGCGCGGCGGCTGGCGGCTGGACCGCCACGGGCGGCTGAAACTCCGCCAGGGCGGGCGGCTGTACAAGCTCGCCACCATCTTCGCCAACCCGGTGCTGCCCACCCTCCAGGACTACTACGAGCCCTGGACGTACGACTACCGCGCCCTCACCGACGCCCCGCTCGGCGAGGACTACCCCGTCGGCCGGCCGCACTCGATGATCACCGGCCGGCCGATGGCCGTCGAATGGTCCCCCAACTGGGACGACGACCTCGGCGGCGCCCCCGAGCACGGACCCGCCGACCCCAATGTCGAGCGGATGCGCGAGGAGGTCGGGCGGCGGATCCGGTTCGAGTACGAGCAGAGCTTCATGTTCTACCTGCCCCGGATCTGCGAGCACTGCCTCAACCCCGCCTGCGTGGCCGCCTGCCCGTCCGGCGCGATCTACAAGCGGGCCGAGGACGGCATCGTCCTGGTCGACCAGGACGGCTGCCGGGGCTGGCGCCAGTGCGTCACCGGCTGCCCCTACAAGAAGATCTACTTCAACCACCGCACCGGCAAGGCCGAGAAGTGCACCTTCTGCTACCCGCGCACCGAGGTCGGCCTGCCCACCGTCTGCTCCGAGACCTGCGTCGGGCGGCTGCGCTACCTCGGCATCGTCCTCTACGACGCCGACCGGGTCACCGAAGCCGCCTCCGTGGCGGACGAGCACCAGCTCTACCGGGCCCAGTTGGGCGTCTTCCTGGACCCGGAGGACCCCGAGGTGCGGCGGGCCGCCGAACGCGACGGCGTGCCCCACGACTGGATCGAGGCCGCCCGCCGCTCGCCCGTGCACGCGCTCATCAGCACCTACCGGGTCGCGCTGCCGCTCCACCCCGAGTACCGCACCCTGCCGATGGTCTGGTACATCCCGCCGCTCTCCCCGGTCGTCGAGGAGGTCGCCGCCAGCGGCCACGACGGCGAGGACGCCGGCAACCTCTTCGGCGCGATCGACGCCCTGCGGATCCCGGTCGACTACCTCGCCCAGCTCTTCACCGCCGGGGACCCGGTGCCGGTGCGCGCCGCCCTCGACCGGCTGGCCGCGATGCGCGCCCACATGCGCGCCGTCAACCTCGGCCGGACCCCCGACCCCGCCGCCGCCGAGGCGGTCGGGCTCGACGCCCGGCAGGTCGAGGACCTCTTCCGGCTGCTCGCGATCGCCAAGTACGAGGACCGCTACGTCATCCCGACCGCCGCCCGCGCCGACGCCGAACGCCTGGAGGAGTCCGCCGTGCCCACCGGCTGCGGCCTCGACCACACGGACGGCGACCCCGGCGGCGCGGACGGGCCGTTCGGCGAGGGATCGGGGCGCCGCTCGTTGCCGCTGATCACGGTCGAGAGCTTCCACGCGCTGCGCCGGCGCCAGACCGGCGACCGGCAGGACCCGCCGGAGGCCGGCCGGTGA
- a CDS encoding nitrate reductase subunit alpha: protein MRAGRFFRPGTPAPDLHSVRLTGGRDSDSFYRDRWSHDKVVYSTHGVNCTGSCRWKVFVKDGIITWETQATDYPSVGPDRPEYEPRGCPRGAAFSWYTYSPTRVRHPYVRGVLLELYREALARLGDPVLAWADVQDDPERRRSYQRARGKGGLVRTSWDEAVEIVAAAHVHTVKRYGPDRIAGFSPIPAMSMVSHAAGARFHALIGAPMLSFYDWYADLPVASPQVFGDQTDVPESGDWWDAAYLMMWGSNVPVTRTPDAHWMAEARYRGQKVVAVSPDYADNTKFADEWMHPHPGTDAALALAMGHVILREFFVDRTTPFFDDYVRRFTDLPFLVTLTERDGGYVPAKFLRASDLGGGGSGEDGGGDGGDGVEGADWKLVVLDGATGRPAVPNGSLGFRWTASGEGRWNLDLQDVHPRLTLYGDEAATPVEVLLPRFDTDGGEHGQGLGGIVRRGVPALRLDGGALVTTVHDLLLAQYGVGRPGLPGRWPDSYQDADTPGTPAWQERHTSVPAAQVVRVAREFARTAEESGGRCMILMGAGTNHWFHSETIYRSFLALLTLTGCQGRNGGGWAHYVGQEKCRPFTGWATLAGATDWSRPPRQMIGTGWFFLHTDQWRYDTYPADVLASPLGTGRFRGLATVDLLARSARVGWMPSYPTFDRNPLDLADEARDLGRDPKEHVVAELRAGRLGFACEDPDEPANWPRVMTLWRANLLGSSAKGAEYFSKHLLGTHSSLRAREAGPEQRPRDVRWHPEAPEGKLDLLLSLDFRMTSSTLLSDVVLPAATWYEKHDLSSTDMHPFVHSFAPAVDPPWQARTDFDAFHAIAGRFSELAAEHLGVRHDVVATPFQHDTPGETAQPGGTDADWRDGDCEPVPGVTLPNLAVVERDYPAVAAKMAALGPLVEQLGLPVKGVVLRPDQEVEQLKARNGTARGGPADGRPLLDTAVKAADTVLALSGTTNGRLATQGFRYLERRTGRELAHLAAENEGRRVTYADTQAAPAPVVTSPEWSGSESGGRRYSPFTVNTEHLKPWHTLSGRQHFFVDHDWMHELGEALPVYRPPLDLRRLFGEPALGADGRAEVTVRYLTPHNKWSIHSEYQDNLFMLALSRGGQVVWMSVEDAAAIGVADNDWIEAVNRNGVVVARAVVSHRMPPGTVYMHHAQERTVNVPRAETGGKRGGIHNSLTRVLLKPTHLIGGYAQLSWAFNYLGPTGNQRDEVTVIRRRSQEVRY from the coding sequence CGGGCCGGTTCTTCCGCCCCGGAACCCCGGCGCCCGACCTGCACAGCGTCCGGCTCACCGGCGGGCGGGACTCCGACTCCTTCTACCGGGACCGCTGGAGCCACGACAAGGTCGTGTACTCCACCCACGGCGTCAACTGCACCGGCTCCTGCCGCTGGAAGGTCTTCGTCAAGGACGGCATCATCACCTGGGAGACCCAGGCCACCGACTACCCGTCCGTCGGCCCCGACCGCCCCGAGTACGAGCCGCGCGGCTGCCCGCGCGGCGCCGCCTTCTCCTGGTACACCTACTCGCCCACCCGGGTCCGCCACCCGTACGTGCGCGGGGTGCTGCTGGAGCTGTACCGGGAGGCGCTCGCCCGGCTGGGGGACCCGGTGCTCGCCTGGGCGGACGTCCAGGACGATCCGGAGCGCCGCCGCTCCTACCAGCGGGCCCGGGGCAAGGGCGGCCTGGTGCGGACGAGCTGGGACGAGGCGGTGGAGATCGTCGCCGCCGCGCACGTGCACACCGTGAAGCGGTACGGGCCGGACCGGATCGCCGGGTTCTCGCCGATCCCGGCGATGTCGATGGTCTCGCACGCGGCCGGCGCCCGCTTCCACGCGCTGATCGGCGCGCCGATGCTCTCCTTCTACGACTGGTACGCGGACCTGCCGGTCGCCTCCCCGCAGGTGTTCGGCGACCAGACCGACGTGCCCGAGTCGGGGGACTGGTGGGACGCCGCCTATCTGATGATGTGGGGCTCCAACGTGCCGGTCACCCGGACGCCGGACGCGCACTGGATGGCCGAGGCCCGCTACCGGGGGCAGAAGGTGGTGGCGGTCTCCCCGGACTACGCGGACAACACCAAGTTCGCCGACGAGTGGATGCACCCCCACCCCGGCACCGACGCTGCGTTGGCCCTCGCGATGGGCCATGTGATCCTGCGCGAGTTCTTCGTCGACCGCACGACGCCCTTCTTCGACGACTACGTCCGCCGCTTCACCGACCTGCCGTTCCTGGTCACCCTCACCGAACGGGACGGCGGGTACGTGCCCGCCAAGTTCCTGCGCGCGAGCGACCTCGGGGGCGGTGGCTCGGGCGAGGACGGGGGCGGGGACGGGGGCGACGGCGTCGAGGGCGCCGACTGGAAACTCGTCGTCCTCGACGGGGCGACCGGCCGCCCCGCCGTGCCCAACGGCTCGCTCGGCTTCCGCTGGACCGCCTCCGGCGAGGGCCGCTGGAACCTCGACCTCCAGGACGTGCACCCGCGCCTCACCCTGTACGGCGACGAGGCGGCCACCCCGGTCGAGGTGCTGCTGCCGCGTTTCGACACCGACGGCGGCGAGCACGGCCAGGGCCTGGGCGGGATCGTCCGCCGCGGCGTCCCGGCCCTGCGCCTCGACGGCGGCGCGCTGGTCACCACCGTCCACGACCTGCTGCTCGCCCAGTACGGCGTGGGCCGCCCGGGCCTGCCCGGCCGCTGGCCGGACTCCTACCAGGACGCCGACACCCCCGGCACCCCCGCCTGGCAGGAACGCCACACCTCGGTCCCGGCCGCCCAGGTGGTCCGGGTGGCCCGGGAGTTCGCCCGCACCGCCGAGGAGTCCGGCGGCCGCTGCATGATCCTGATGGGCGCCGGCACCAACCACTGGTTCCACTCCGAGACCATCTACCGGTCCTTCCTCGCCCTGCTCACCCTGACCGGCTGCCAGGGCCGCAACGGCGGCGGCTGGGCGCACTACGTGGGCCAGGAGAAGTGCCGCCCGTTCACCGGCTGGGCCACCCTCGCCGGAGCCACCGACTGGTCCCGCCCGCCCCGGCAGATGATCGGCACCGGCTGGTTCTTCCTGCACACCGACCAGTGGCGCTACGACACCTACCCCGCCGACGTGCTCGCCTCCCCGCTCGGCACCGGCCGGTTCCGCGGCCTGGCCACCGTCGACCTGCTGGCCCGCTCGGCCCGGGTCGGCTGGATGCCCTCCTACCCGACCTTCGACCGCAACCCGCTCGACCTGGCCGACGAGGCCCGCGACCTCGGCCGCGACCCGAAGGAGCACGTGGTCGCGGAACTGCGCGCCGGACGCCTGGGGTTCGCCTGCGAGGACCCGGACGAACCCGCCAACTGGCCCCGGGTGATGACGCTCTGGCGGGCCAACCTGCTCGGCTCCTCCGCCAAGGGCGCCGAGTACTTCAGCAAGCACCTGCTCGGCACCCACTCCTCGCTGCGGGCCCGCGAGGCCGGGCCGGAGCAGCGCCCGCGCGACGTCCGCTGGCACCCGGAGGCACCCGAGGGCAAGCTCGACCTGCTGCTCTCGCTGGACTTCCGGATGACCTCCTCCACCCTGCTGTCCGACGTCGTCCTGCCCGCCGCCACCTGGTACGAGAAGCACGACCTCTCCTCCACCGACATGCACCCCTTCGTGCACTCCTTCGCTCCGGCCGTCGACCCGCCCTGGCAGGCCCGCACCGACTTCGACGCCTTCCACGCGATCGCCGGGCGGTTCTCCGAACTCGCCGCCGAGCACCTCGGGGTGCGGCACGACGTCGTCGCCACGCCGTTCCAGCACGACACCCCCGGCGAGACGGCGCAGCCCGGCGGCACCGACGCCGACTGGCGCGACGGGGACTGCGAGCCCGTCCCCGGCGTCACCCTGCCGAACCTGGCCGTGGTCGAACGCGACTACCCCGCCGTGGCGGCGAAGATGGCCGCGCTGGGTCCGCTGGTCGAGCAACTCGGCCTGCCCGTCAAGGGCGTGGTGCTGCGGCCGGACCAGGAGGTCGAGCAGCTCAAGGCACGCAACGGGACCGCCCGCGGCGGCCCGGCCGACGGCCGCCCGCTGCTGGACACCGCCGTCAAGGCCGCGGACACCGTGCTCGCGCTCTCCGGCACCACCAACGGGCGGCTCGCCACCCAGGGCTTCCGGTACCTGGAGCGCCGCACCGGACGGGAGCTGGCGCACCTCGCGGCGGAGAACGAGGGCCGCCGGGTCACCTACGCCGACACCCAGGCCGCCCCCGCCCCGGTGGTCACCTCGCCCGAGTGGTCCGGCAGCGAGTCCGGCGGGCGCCGCTACAGCCCGTTCACCGTCAACACCGAGCACCTCAAGCCCTGGCACACGCTCAGCGGGCGCCAGCACTTCTTCGTCGACCACGACTGGATGCACGAACTCGGCGAGGCGCTGCCGGTCTACCGGCCGCCGCTCGACCTGCGCCGGCTCTTCGGCGAACCGGCCCTCGGCGCGGACGGGCGCGCCGAAGTGACGGTCCGTTACCTCACCCCGCACAACAAGTGGTCCATCCACTCCGAGTACCAGGACAACCTGTTCATGCTCGCGCTCTCCCGCGGCGGGCAGGTGGTCTGGATGTCGGTCGAGGACGCCGCCGCCATCGGAGTCGCCGACAACGACTGGATCGAGGCCGTCAACCGCAACGGAGTCGTCGTCGCCCGGGCCGTCGTCTCGCACCGGATGCCGCCCGGCACGGTCTACATGCACCACGCGCAGGAACGCACCGTCAACGTGCCCCGGGCCGAGACCGGCGGCAAGCGCGGCGGCATCCACAACTCGCTGACCAGGGTGCTGCTCAAGCCCACCCACCTGATCGGCGGCTACGCCCAGCTCTCCTGGGCGTTCAACTACCTCGGACCGACCGGGAACCAGCGCGACGAGGTGACGGTGATCCGCCGACGGAGCCAGGAGGTGCGGTACTGA